ATTTCCGAAGCAATCCATTTCCAGTAACCATCAAGCTACCAATTGTAATGAAAACAACACTATGGATATGCGCCATTGCCATAGTAGGCTTAGGTATATTCCCAAATATCGCCCTCGACTTTTATCATCACCATGTCGATTTATTTCAAATAACAGAGATGCTTTGGTTGAGTGAATAAGGATGAGTATTATGCTCATCCTTTTTTTATTGTCTAGGAAATGATGAACGCAGCAACTGATATACGTAGGTAAGCGGGCGCTTGCGCTTTTGATTACGTCCAGCTCCAGAGCCCAGCGACTAGCAAACTTCCTGCACCTCCTTACGATAAGTCAACATCGAATCGTTACCGATCATCGTGTTTCCTTTATCTCAAAAGTAGTTAGAGGAAGTTCGATTAAAATCGCTACGTCACGTAGCAACATTGAACCAACCCACATCGTGTGGGCAGCAGTTTGTACGTCGCTACCAAGGCGCTTGCGCTTTTGATATTATCGAAATCGTTCGAACACCTTAACTGTACAGGTTTAGTGTCAATATAAAAAAGGTATAGATTAACAACACACCGAGTTAGATTGACATTTGCGGTTCACCGTGGCAAGGTTTTACTAGTGAACTTTGTCGATATTTCCCCGGCAATAATTAGCGAAATTGGCATATTTTCAAGAGGAACAATGCTAATGTGTCGAAGCCGTATGTCACTATTGTAGAAAGGTGTGGAGGAAGTCATGGATGCAGTGGGATATCAATCGTTAACAAATATGATTTCTCATATTATTTTTATTATGATTACATGGCGTTTGCTACAATCCATTAATCTCGATGGTCTTATTAAAAAAGGAAAAGTTTTTGAAGCACGCCTTTTGTTAATTTTTCTTACCATTACAATTGGAACGGCTGTGAGTAATTTCTTTTTAGATTACCTGCAATGGTCAAAAAATCTACAGTTCCTATTGTAAGATATAAAAGAAGAAGGGTTACGCTAAGCGACGTATCCCAAAAGGTAGCTTGACTCTCATGGTTTTTGCGTATGATTTGTCGAATAACCGCTAGATTTTTGGGGTATGTTTTCACCCTCTCCCGCTCATAATGGGAATATGATTTTTTCCAAGGGGAGAGTGAATACAATGAAACATTTTGCTATTATATTCATCATTATCTTATTGCTTCAACCTCATTTATTTCTAGCCGCACAATCCAAACGCACTTCACCATTACAACCACTGACTGATATCACAGATTTTATTAAAAATCATAACCTAGAAGTGGGGACATGGGAAGTTACAATGAAGAAGGACATTCACCAAGATGAAATGTCCTACTACAAAGAAATGCTTCAAACACAATATCCTCACATGACCATCAAAGAAACGGAAAACGAGAAGAGTAAAAAATTCGTTTTCACGAACCATCAAAAAAAATCTCAATTTGTCGAAAAGTTTATTATGGTTGTATCTAAAGAAATGCAATCATATGCTCAAATCCTTTATGTTGCAACGGGTGACGAATGGAATGAGAGCACAAAATCAAACTTTATGCCTAGACTAAATCAGCTAAAATCTGCTATTTTTCAAGAAAATACCACAATATTCACTTGTGTGAAAACAGAATACAATGGTATTATTGATGGTGTTTTATTGCTTGAAAAATTTAGTACCAGATTACAAATCGAAGAATTGCAAATACTAAAAGAAGAAGATTTTATATCAGTCACAGGATTAACAAAAAAATGGAGCCAGGCGATTCCATATGGAGATCAGGGTTCAATGAATGTTCAGTTTGCATTACGCGAAGGAATGGGCGCAAAGACAACCCTCACATTTGGAACGCCAGTCATTACGAATGAATATTAATATAGAGAAAATGGACGCGGAGGGGAATGACCTTGGAAAAAATCATCGTCCGCGGTGGCGGCCAGCTCACGGGCACCGTTAAGGTAGAAGGTGCAAAAAATGCTGTTCTGCCTGTCATCGCAGCAAGCCTAATTGCTAGTGAAGGAAAAAGTATCCTTAAAGAAGTACCCGCTCTCGCTGATGTAACTACAATTAGTGAAGTAATGCGATATATGAATGCAGATGTAGACATTAATCAAAATACTGTAACGATTGACGCATCTAGAGAGCTGACAACAGAAGCACCGTTTGAATATGTTCGTAAAATGAGAGCATCGTTCCTTGTATTAGGACCACTATTAGCTCGTTACGGACACGCAAAGGTTGCACTTCCAGGTGGATGTGCAATTGGTTCAAGACCGATTGACCAGCACCTTAAGGGCTTTGAAGCAATGGGTGCAAAAGTTAATGTAGGAAATGGATTTATCGAAGCGTACGCGGAAGGACGTCTTCAAGGCGCCCGTATTTATTTTGACGTACCAAGTGTTGGAGCAACCGAAAACGTTATGATGGCCGCTGCTCTTGCCGAAGGAAAAACAGTGCTAGAAAACTGTGCAAAAGAGCCAGAAATCGTTGACCTTGCAAACTACTTGAACAAAATGGGTGCAAAAGTTATTGGTGCTGGTACGGAAACAATTCGTATCCACGGTGTAGAAAAATTAACTGGCGCAGAGCACACAATCATTCCAGACCGAATTGAGGCTGGAACATTCATGGTGGCCGCAGCGATCTCAAAAGGAAATGTGTTAGTAAAGAACGCTGAGCTAGAACACGTTCGTTCACTTGTTGCCAAAATGGAAGAAATGGGTGTCATCATTCAAGAAGAAGAAGATGGCCTTCGCGTCATCGGTCCAAAAAAATTAAAAGCCGTTGACATTAAGACGATGCCGCACCCTGGATTCCCAACAGATATGCAATCACAAATGATGGCCTTGATGCTACAAGCGCATGGTACTAGTGTGATCACAGAAACTGTATTCGAAAACCGTTTTATGCACGTAGAGGAATTCCGTCGCATGAACGCACACCTGAAAATTGAAGGTCGCTCTGTCATTGTAGAAGGTCCATCCGACCTACAAGGAGCAGAAGTTGCCGCAACAGATTTACGCGCAGGTGCAGCACTCATTCTAGCTGGTCTAGTCGCAGATGGATATACTCGCGTGACAGAACTGAAACACCTTGACCGCGGATATGTAGATTTTGCTGAAAAACTAAGAGGCCTTGGCGCCGACGTCGAACGCATCAACGAACCCGCAGCCGAAGAAATGGAACCAACAACAGACGTGAAATCATCACTATCATCATAAACAAGATGAACAATACGACTTCTCATTTGAGGAGTCGTATTTTTTTATAGTTTTTTGATGGAGAGAGCATGGGGAGAGAGTGCAAGTTGTGATGAGGGATATTGGATAGGGAGCGAGCATAAATGGAATGGGAGAGCTCATAAAGCAAGGGAAGAGAGCGCATAAAGCAAAGGGAAGAGAGCAAAAGCAGTAATGGGAGCGCATAAATGGATGGGGAGAGCGCATAAAGCGAAGAGAAGAGAGCAAAAGCGGTAATGAGAGCGAATAAGTGGGAAGAACAGAGCATAAGCTAGAGGGGCAACAAATAGTATCATCAGAACATTATATAATGATAGAAGGTCATACATTTACATAAACCAGTTGATACTGGACCTGAAATAGGGGGGTTACTAGATTGAATTGAAGGAATAGTAAATCTCCTCATCCCACTCAACTCTCACAGATAACCCACTATATCTACCATCTACTAATAGGACCAAGTCCTAAGTTCGAACCCCTGCCACAAATCCCGGCACTCCCCTCCAAAAGCAACTCCCCACTCCCTCAACCAACTTCCCCAATTTTTTTTCATCACAAAAAGTTCTATCATTCCCACTTTATGTATAGAAATGTTAGTAGAGTAACTAGATAGGAAAGGGGCGTCTTCATGAAAAGGTTGAAAGGACCCGGGCTTATTTTTATTAGCACGTTGGTCACCATTATTCTCGTACTACCTACATTAATCGTTGTACCATTTATCGGATCGAACAAAGAGGAACAGGTCATGCCTGTGAGCACGAATGAAGTGGCAACAGAGCAGGACTTTAATCTAGCGGAAGGGTCTTCATTAGACGTAGCTGTCCTCCGCTCGAGTTCTAACCAAGTGGATGAAGTGCCTTTAGAAGTGTACGTCTCCAGGGTAGTTGCATCAGAAATGCCAGCTGACTTTGAGTTAGAGGCGTTAAAAGCGCAAGCACTTGCAGCAAGAACCTATATTGTAAGGTACCTTACCAATGAGAAGGCAACACTTGAAGGCGGAGCTCATGTGACAGATACAATTCAACACCAAGTGTACAAAAATGATGAAGAGCTTCGCACCATCTGGGGCACAGATTATGATTGGAAAATGAATAAGATTGAGCAAGCTGTGGCTAAGACGCAAGGGGAAGTGCTTACCTATAAAGAAGAGCCGATTTTTGCAGCCTTTTTCTCCACTTCTAATGGTTACACAGAGAATTCAGAGGATTATTGGCCAAATGAATTTCCGTATTTACGAAGTGTTGAAAGTCCATGGGATGCTGAATCACCAAAATACATGGATCAAAAGGTATTCACAAAAACAGAAATCGAGGCAGGGTTACAAGTGTCAGTTCCAGCTGATGAACCTATTTTGTCCAATGTAAAAAAGACGGAAAGCGAACGTGTCTCGGAAGTAACCGTTGGAGGCAAAACATTCACAGGACGTGAAATTCGGGAAGCGCTTGATTTAAAATCTTCTGATTTCACCGTAAAGTATAAAAATGATCATATTATTTTTACGACAAAAGGATATGGGCATGGGGTTGGAATGAGTCAGTACGGTGCAAACGGCATGGCTCAGGAAGGCAAAACGTATGAAGAGATTCTATCCCACTATTATCAAGGGATTGCGATTTCTAAAGTGGATGATTTCTTACCAAAAATAGCAGCAAAGTAAATTAGTATGCATAAGTTTTTCGATTTGTCGAATGATAAGTGTAAAAATTTTTTATAAAAAATGTATAGTTCTTCCTCTTTCTGTTCAGAATGGTTCTTGAGGTGATGATGAAATGAGAGAGGAAGAAAACAAAAGCGTTTCAAAAAACAATTGGAAACGTGTTTTCCGTAAAAAATGGTTTTTCCCTAGTGTCTATTTGATCACGGCAGCGTTGCTTTTAGCAGGAGTGGTTTGGTACCAAAATTCTTCTACCAACGACCAAGCTGAACAACCAGATGCATCAAATGACACCGACAGTATTGAGTACTCTTATGATGGCGAAGATTCTGCACCAGTAATGGAGCAATCCGAAAATTTAGCAATGCCGCTCAAAGAACGTGAAGAAGTTGTCATCAAAACAAAGTTCTATGATTTTGACGCAAGTCAGGAAGAGAAAGAACAAGCACTCGTATTTTACCACAATCGCTACCATCAAAGTAATGGCATTAGTATCGCTAGAGAAGATGGAGAAACGTTTGACGTAACTGCTTCAGCAAGTGGAACCATTACAGAAGTAAAGGAAGACCCATTATTTGGTCAATTAATCGAGATTTCACATGACAGTGATGTAACAACGAAGTACATGAGCCTTGGCGACGTACTAGTTGAAGCAGGCGCTGAAGTGAAACAAGGTGATGTGATTGGTACAGCTGGTCAAAACCTTGCTGGAAAAGATAATGGTGTTCACCTAGATTTCGAAGTACGTAAAGGTGAAACAGCATTAAATCCTGAGGAATACTTCAACCAACCTTTAAATAAGCTTCAAGAAGCAGAGGAACCTGAAGATCAACAAGGTCAAGAATCTGCAACGGAAGAGACTGATGAAGGTGCTGGTCAAAAATTAAATGAAGATGACCAAAAAAGTGGTGAAGATCAGGATCAAGGAACAGACGAAGAAGATGCTGAACAAGGCCAAGAAGGTAACGACACTGAGCAACCAACAGAAGATAGCGAATCTTCCATTTCTATGATGAACACATAATAGAACCCAACTCCGAGTCTCTTGGCTCGGGGTTTTTCTATGTTTACGTTTAAGTCTATTAAGGAGCCAATGAGCTTTTATCTCAACACCAATCCGCAAATTCTTATTTTCTGCAAACCCTATTTTGTCGAAAAAGAACTTGTTTTGTTGAATGGATACTAATATTTCAGAAAATTTGTTACGTTATATTTATATACTTTAATCTTTATTACATAGAAAGAAGGTATTTGTATAGATGAATACGGTGACAATTCTTAAAGATGCCCAATCTTCTAATCTTTCCTTATATACCTTTTCTCATTTAGTGCCGTCTATATGCGATAATGAAGAAGGTACGCAACTAATGCGAGATTATTGCTTACAATCCAACAGCCCTGAGGCTCGTTATCACAGTCTTGAATTTTTTCTTATGAATGGATATGGAGCGGAATTCATAAAGCTACTACATGAAAATAAATATTCATCCAATCTCTATGATCAAATATGGGCCCAATTGTATGAGCTGTTGAGTAAAATAGAGAAAAAAGAAATGCTTAGTGATGAAGTATTCATAGAACTAGAGAAAGTAGCTCCTTTATCCGATGAACAAACATGTGTCATTCTGTTCATCAAATTGTATTGTTTTTATGACATGAATCGGCTTGATGTAATCGATAGTTTAACAAATGAGATATATTCGAGAATAGAAGTGCTAGAACCCTCTATTTTAAAAGATTCCTTACTATTTCGCTTAAATGAGGTACTGCAACGTTATCATTGGAGACGAAATGAACTCATTCTTTCACGAAAGTATGGCTATAAAATCATCAAACAAAAAAATATATCGCTTAATCGGAAATGCAAGACTCATCAATGCTTGGGCTTGAGTTACCTCTATGATAGCTACGATCAGGCTATGTTTCATTTGAAGCAAGCCAGAAATATTGCGGAACGATATAGCTTGAAGGATCAAGAATACTATATATCTCAACAAAATATTCCTTTTGTAAGTGCTTATCATCATAGAGTAGAAGGTATTACCTCTAAAGAACCTTCTGAACAAGCGCATATCGCTCTAGCAAAAGGAGATTATCAAGAAGCTAGAATAATTTTATCCTCCTTTCAAACTTTAACCTCATTTCAGATGTACTATTTAGGAATAGCCACACAAAATCACCATTTATTTATCAAATCGTATAACAAATTTGTAAATGAAAACAGCCACCACTTCTTTGCCCGCTTACCACTAAGGGAATTAAAGAAGATGGAATGAGACAAGGGGACAGGTTCGTCGTCTCATGATGAATGGAGAGAGAGGGTAATATATTAAGTAACCAAAATATTGAATCGAAGGCAGGACAATGTCTTGTACCTTCAACCTATAAGAGAGACATGCTCCTAGTATTATTGGAGCGCGTCTCTTTTTTGTGAGAGATGGGATGCGGGGACAGGTCCCTCATCCCAAAGTGCGACCTGTCCCCGCATCCCATTTCGTGTTTCCTTTATCTCCTACGGCTCAGTCCAGTACATACGTTGCTAATCGAACGCTTGCGCTGTTGTTCTAACATAGCCAATAATCATGCCGATATTAACAGTACTTTTATGAAAAGGAGAGAGCAGATGAAAGCAAAAGGGAAATCATTGCTCTTATGTTTACTACTCATCAATGTCATAACATGGCCGACTATTGGATATATTCTTATAAAGAAAAGAATAATGAGCACTTGCTTTCGGATGGATCTAATAAGTGAGACGAAGGGACAGGTCCCTCGTCTCAAGCGATATAGAGAAGGTAAGAAGACTGGGACGAGGAACCTGTCCCCGCGTCCCAATTTATTGTGGGATGAGGAACCTGTCCCCCCCATCCCATTCGAAAAAAATGAGAATAATTGCTTGTCATCCCTTGTCCCTCACGACATTTTAAGCATAAACCTTTCTGGTGGCACATAACCTGTTACAAACCGAGCAATC
This DNA window, taken from Pontibacillus yanchengensis, encodes the following:
- a CDS encoding DUF1146 family protein → MDAVGYQSLTNMISHIIFIMITWRLLQSINLDGLIKKGKVFEARLLLIFLTITIGTAVSNFFLDYLQWSKNLQFLL
- a CDS encoding YwmB family TATA-box binding protein; the encoded protein is MKHFAIIFIIILLLQPHLFLAAQSKRTSPLQPLTDITDFIKNHNLEVGTWEVTMKKDIHQDEMSYYKEMLQTQYPHMTIKETENEKSKKFVFTNHQKKSQFVEKFIMVVSKEMQSYAQILYVATGDEWNESTKSNFMPRLNQLKSAIFQENTTIFTCVKTEYNGIIDGVLLLEKFSTRLQIEELQILKEEDFISVTGLTKKWSQAIPYGDQGSMNVQFALREGMGAKTTLTFGTPVITNEY
- the murA gene encoding UDP-N-acetylglucosamine 1-carboxyvinyltransferase, with translation MEKIIVRGGGQLTGTVKVEGAKNAVLPVIAASLIASEGKSILKEVPALADVTTISEVMRYMNADVDINQNTVTIDASRELTTEAPFEYVRKMRASFLVLGPLLARYGHAKVALPGGCAIGSRPIDQHLKGFEAMGAKVNVGNGFIEAYAEGRLQGARIYFDVPSVGATENVMMAAALAEGKTVLENCAKEPEIVDLANYLNKMGAKVIGAGTETIRIHGVEKLTGAEHTIIPDRIEAGTFMVAAAISKGNVLVKNAELEHVRSLVAKMEEMGVIIQEEEDGLRVIGPKKLKAVDIKTMPHPGFPTDMQSQMMALMLQAHGTSVITETVFENRFMHVEEFRRMNAHLKIEGRSVIVEGPSDLQGAEVAATDLRAGAALILAGLVADGYTRVTELKHLDRGYVDFAEKLRGLGADVERINEPAAEEMEPTTDVKSSLSS
- the spoIID gene encoding stage II sporulation protein D, which gives rise to MKRLKGPGLIFISTLVTIILVLPTLIVVPFIGSNKEEQVMPVSTNEVATEQDFNLAEGSSLDVAVLRSSSNQVDEVPLEVYVSRVVASEMPADFELEALKAQALAARTYIVRYLTNEKATLEGGAHVTDTIQHQVYKNDEELRTIWGTDYDWKMNKIEQAVAKTQGEVLTYKEEPIFAAFFSTSNGYTENSEDYWPNEFPYLRSVESPWDAESPKYMDQKVFTKTEIEAGLQVSVPADEPILSNVKKTESERVSEVTVGGKTFTGREIREALDLKSSDFTVKYKNDHIIFTTKGYGHGVGMSQYGANGMAQEGKTYEEILSHYYQGIAISKVDDFLPKIAAK
- a CDS encoding M23 family metallopeptidase, producing MREEENKSVSKNNWKRVFRKKWFFPSVYLITAALLLAGVVWYQNSSTNDQAEQPDASNDTDSIEYSYDGEDSAPVMEQSENLAMPLKEREEVVIKTKFYDFDASQEEKEQALVFYHNRYHQSNGISIAREDGETFDVTASASGTITEVKEDPLFGQLIEISHDSDVTTKYMSLGDVLVEAGAEVKQGDVIGTAGQNLAGKDNGVHLDFEVRKGETALNPEEYFNQPLNKLQEAEEPEDQQGQESATEETDEGAGQKLNEDDQKSGEDQDQGTDEEDAEQGQEGNDTEQPTEDSESSISMMNT
- a CDS encoding AimR family lysis-lysogeny pheromone receptor, whose amino-acid sequence is MNTVTILKDAQSSNLSLYTFSHLVPSICDNEEGTQLMRDYCLQSNSPEARYHSLEFFLMNGYGAEFIKLLHENKYSSNLYDQIWAQLYELLSKIEKKEMLSDEVFIELEKVAPLSDEQTCVILFIKLYCFYDMNRLDVIDSLTNEIYSRIEVLEPSILKDSLLFRLNEVLQRYHWRRNELILSRKYGYKIIKQKNISLNRKCKTHQCLGLSYLYDSYDQAMFHLKQARNIAERYSLKDQEYYISQQNIPFVSAYHHRVEGITSKEPSEQAHIALAKGDYQEARIILSSFQTLTSFQMYYLGIATQNHHLFIKSYNKFVNENSHHFFARLPLRELKKME